The nucleotide window GTCGTCAGGGACAACCTGGCCGGCCGCTGCCAGAATACTCGACAGTTCCTTCCGGAGCGAAGCGTCGTCGGACTTGCCCTTAGATTTCTTCTCTGTAGCATCTTCGACTTCAGAGTCCGAGCCAACCCCGGCAATGAGATCCAAATCTTCCTCCGTGCCTCCGAGGGCCAGAATCTCCTGCCGCAAAACATCGTCCTGGTTCTCCTTCGATGCCGGCTTCTTATCCTTCGAAACAACCTTGTCCTCCCTCGCGATCACCTCACCATTGCGGTCCCGCTTCTTGcctttgttgttcttgtcgtTGTTGGACGCTTGCTTCGGCTGGGGCTTGGGTGCAGGTTCTTTCTTCTGTGGCATATCACTGGGGCCCGACTTTcccttgttgttcttgggcttctgcttcgaggCGCTCTGGTCCTTCAGTCGCTGTTCGATCTTCTGTCGCAAGCCGGCAAATGCACTTTCCTCAAGCTGTGGAAGGGCATCAGCAGCGGGGGCGGAGTCGTTAACAGCGACACCACCGTCGGGGATGACGTCGTTTGCTCCGGAGGAGCGCTTCCCCTTACTTTTGGCCATGACGGATAGTTGTACGGCCAAATGTAGacttgatgatggggatttGCATctactttttttctgccgCCAAAAAATTGAGGAGAGCCGCCAGGCCGCCGGAGAAACGGCGGGCCGAGACCCATGGGTCGGCGCACGGACCATCCGAAGTTGTCGAGTTTCGCATGTTTGCGATCTATTTACTTGCGCTTGATCTGGCTTGGTTATGGTGTCATCCATTGGTTTGGATGAACATTACTGCCAAGTACTGAGAGGCTGTCCTGATCGTCCGGCCTCATGATTTCCGGGTTTCGCCCGGTTCCGGGCCGTTATTCCGCAACATGTCGAGCATACTTTGGCATTGCTCGATTCCATAGAACATCAAAATGCGCCTTTCATGTAGATGACCTGATTCACTCTCAACCCAGCAGTCCCACTGACTATTCTCTAGGTTGATGGGCGCAGTCGGGTGTCTAATTTCTGGATCCCGACGGGCGGTATTACCAAAAAGCCCGTCCAGGGTGAGAAAGGTATTGATTATGGCCACCCATCTCAATGTTGACCGCTTCTAATGTTGCTCAGAGGATGCCAATGACCTTTTGATCCGAGGTGGCTTTTTGCGACAGGTGAGTGTCATCCCCAATATGATAAATATAGTTCTAACTCAGGTCTAGGCTTACTCGGGAATATTCCATATGCTACCTCTGGGACTGCGTGTGCAAGATAAGCTGGAGCGTCTCATTGATAAGCATATGCGAACAGTTGGTATGTATACCATAGGTCCGCAGTTATAGAGTTCGTTCTCACCATGTGGATCACTGCAGGCGCATCTAAGGTGTCTCTATCATCTCTATCCGCCCAGGAACTTTGGGAGCAGTCTGGGCGTCTCAAAGAGGGCTCGGAGGTATGGCTTCCGCTGTGTAGTCATTGATTTTCTGCTAATATCTCTCTCAGATCTTTCGCTTTCAGGATCGGAAAGAGTCCCGCTTTCTCCTTGCTCCAACTCATGAAGAGGAAATCACCACATTGGTAGGACATCTTACCAAATCGTATAGAGATCTGCCCGTGCGGGTGTACCAAATATGTGAGTATATCATCCACAGCTGAGAACAACAGCTCATATCAACCTAGCAAGGAAATACCGAGATGAACAACGACCCAGACAGGGCTTACTTCGTGGACGTGAATTCATCATGAAGGATCTCTACACTTTCGACTACAACGCTGAGAATGCCCTCAAGACGTACACGGCTGTGAAGAAGGCTTACACAGAGCTCTTTGATGAGCTCAAGATCCCCTAtttggttgctgctgcggatTCTGGGAACATGGGCGGCAGCCTAAGTCACGAGTTCCACTTTGCTAGCAACAAGGGCGAGGACACGGTTATCAGCTGTTCCAGCTGCGATAGTGTCTACAATGAGGAGCTTGCCGACGGCAAGGCCCATAATATCGATGACCAGCAGGTCCAAGTCGGTCACGCATCCGGCTTTGACACCGGCGAAGTGTCCGGCGAATCAGCGAAAGCAGTTTCTGTTGGCCTGTGGATGGCGATATCACACGACAAAAACACACTGCTGCGCTGCTGGTATCCGCAGTATACCTTGAAGGACCCTAGTGAACCGCCAGCGGAAAGGGAAGTCAACTCCCATGCCGTCAAATCTATAGCCAAGGCAGCCGGCATAGACCTCGATATCAGTATTGAGAACCCCCTGGAACAATGGGCAACTCACATTCAGTCAGAGGAGGCTTCCAGCCAGCGGCCCCGAGTGTTGGATGTGTATGACTCATACGTACGGGCATACAAGCGCCCTCCCTTGACGGACACGCTGGACGGGATCAACCGCGCCGTTGAGGATATTGACTTTTCAAAACTCGATCGCTTCCCAGGAACCAACAACTATCTCAACCTTGTACGGGTGCACGAAGGCGACCAGTGCTCGAAATGCGGCCAAGGTCTGACAAAGACCCACAAAGCCACCGAACTTGGTCACACGTTTCACCTTGGCACGCGATACAGCGATGTCCTCCAGGCTTCTGTGGTGGTTGACCGCGCTCACCTCGACGCAGGCGACCGTTTATCGTCTCAAAAGGACCAGTTGGTCCCAATGCAAATGGGCTGTCACGGTATCGGAGTATCGCGCATGATCAGCGCGGTAGCAGACAACCTGGCAGATTCCAAGGGACTCAACTGGCCCCGGGCGATCGCTCCCTACgaagtcatcgtcgtccCTGGTAAGGGattggaagaggaagcagagaaAATATACGACGCGCTCACCTCAGAGCCCACCACTGCCTTGGACGTCATTCTGGACGACCGCGATAAGCAGATGGGCTGGAAGCTGGGCGACGCAGATCTTATTGGGTACCCTGTGATTGTGGTCGTAGGCAAAGGCTGGAAAAAGCAGCGCACCCTGGAAGTGCAGTGTCGGCGACTTGAAGTACGTGAGGATGTTGCCTTGGAGGCTCTGCCGGAGTTTGTGGGTTCTTTGCTTGAGAAGCTGTAGGGAACTTCACTCACTCGGGCTGTGTTACGGGCAGGCAATGCAAGCTGCGCCACACTATCACATTGGTAGAATCACTGTACACTATCACTCTTAATTACCAGGTAACTTCCGTTAATATATACCCCTCCATTCCGTTAATTAAGCACCCGCCACTTTGCATCAGCCTAGTCTGTTAATCCCGCCTTGCAGTAGTCACTTTCAATACTGGTGAATCTATTCACacagtataaaaaatagacAAGTAGACTCGATCTCGCTGCAGTATTGCAGCCTGCGCTCATCCCTCACCACCTAAAACAGACTCATTCCGGTCCCATTCATTCCACATGCTCAGACACTTGCCATTCCGACCCGAACCAAACCATCAGAAAATGACCGCCCACACAAATGCCCGCGTCGGTGTggccgtcttcatcttcaacggTCACAACGAATTTATTATCGGCCAGAGAAAAGGCAGTCACGGTGCTGGTATGTACCTACCTTCATGAATACCACAGTTATTACCAGGAGAACATCATGGTTCAACtcaatttatatatatttgccGCTACTACAACTTTCtctaccatcatcatactAATATACTTCCAAATTCAGGAACCTGGGCGCTTCCAGGCGGGCATCTCGAACTCAACGAGTCATTCGAGACATGCACAGAGCGCGAAATCCTCGAAGAGACAAATCTCAAGGTCCAAGACATCCGTTTCTTGACTGTCACTAACGATATCATGAAAGATGAGGGAAAGCACTACATTACTGTGGTAATGGGGTGTAAGCTTTGTGATGTGGATGCGCAGCCTAAGGTTAGCATCTTCCTTACCCTTTTTCATCTTTTTTCAAAAATTCAAAGCATATACACGTGCTTGATGTTATTTCAAATACCTCCAGGTCATGTGgactttttcttccataTTCACTATCTCCCATACAGAGGGACATACTAACACCCAACAGCTCATGGAACCCGACAAATGCAGCGGCTGGGAATGGACAACCTGGGAACAGCTACGAATGGATTACTATGCTGGAAAGGGCCGTCCTTGGGTTGAGAGGAACTCTCGGAAGTTAACCCCAGCAGCTGCCTACGATGAGGCTGTCTTCtctgagaaaaaagagattaTTCCTGAGAGTGATtcgatggaggtggatgaaagTACCGAGAATATCAATCCTCCCACTCGAcagctctttcttcctctggtgAATCTGTTTGAGCAGAGGGGTGGCTTTGATCCTGTTGCGGATTATTGGATTGCAGATTAGGGGATTTGGGTGTGGTTTCTGTCTCCCTCCTTTTGGAtgttggggggtggtgatgtctAGTGACGTGCTGGTGCACGGTTTATTGCGACAGGAATAAAAGAGATTGTGCTTTGTTCGAGTGTAATTTGGCGAGCTTGATGGGTAGTAGTTTTAAAGGGATGCTCCGACACTCTGGATATTAATGctcatgatggtggtggcattGCCTCAAGCATCAATCCTTTGAGTGACCTGTCGTCCTTAATGAGTGGCAGGCTATCACCCTTAATTTCTCCACAATGAAAAGACGTTCCTTCCTTCGGTATAGGCAATACAATCCAATATTTCTTTCAGCTTGCCTTCTCACACTTACTAGAATAGCTGGACATGCCAAGGATATATTCACAAAACTGGAAATCTCCTATACAAATCGAGAACAGGAAAGAACAAGGCCAAGCCTCACACCTATACAGCATCGGTCATTACTGCTTTGGCTTGCATGTGTCGAGATGTCCATATTAGTGAGTGAGTAAGCGCAATATCGGatatataaatcaaattCGCTTATTCAATGGTATTTGCCCTATACATGACCGCTTTTTCTATAAAGACCAGAAagttccctcttcttcttatctctagaataaatttatatatttaagttcATTCAACTCGAACGCCATCGACCATACTATGGCTCTCGCCATTTTGATGGTGATAATTTCCATAGAAATTGGGCAGATTCCGTATCATCTACATGACGTATCTGAATCTACGAAAATAGAGACTCATCAGCAAATCCGAACACAAATCAAGAGCTGAAACAGTCTGGGATATACCT belongs to Aspergillus luchuensis IFO 4308 DNA, chromosome 3, nearly complete sequence and includes:
- a CDS encoding nucleotide triphosphate diphosphatase NUDT15 (COG:L;~EggNog:ENOG410PR0Z;~InterPro:IPR015797,IPR000086;~PFAM:PF00293;~go_function: GO:0016787 - hydrolase activity [Evidence IEA]); protein product: MLRHLPFRPEPNHQKMTAHTNARVGVAVFIFNGHNEFIIGQRKGSHGAGTWALPGGHLELNESFETCTEREILEETNLKVQDIRFLTVTNDIMKDEGKHYITVVMGCKLCDVDAQPKLMEPDKCSGWEWTTWEQLRMDYYAGKGRPWVERNSRKLTPAAAYDEAVFSEKKEIIPESDSMEVDESTENINPPTRQLFLPLVNLFEQRGGFDPVADYWIAD
- a CDS encoding proline--tRNA ligase (COG:J;~EggNog:ENOG410PHV2;~InterPro:IPR036621,IPR044140,IPR004154;~PFAM:PF03129), encoding MKDLYTFDYNAENALKTYTAVKKAYTELFDELKIPYLVAAADSGNMGGSLSHEFHFASNKGEDTVISCSSCDSVYNEELADGKAHNIDDQQVQVGHASGFDTGEVSGESAKAVSVGLWMAISHDKNTLLRCWYPQYTLKDPSEPPAEREVNSHAVKSIAKAAGIDLDISIENPLEQWATHIQSEEASSQRPRVLDVYDSYVRAYKRPPLTDTLDGINRAVEDIDFSKLDRFPGTNNYLNLVRVHEGDQCSKCGQGLTKTHKATELGHTFHLGTRYSDVLQASVVVDRAHLDAGDRLSSQKDQLVPMQMGCHGIGVSRMISAVADNLADSKGLNWPRAIAPYEVIVVPGKGLEEEAEKIYDALTSEPTTALDVILDDRDKQMGWKLGDADLIGYPVIVVVGKGWKKQRTLEVQCRRLEVREDVALEALPEFVGSLLEKL
- a CDS encoding uncharacterized protein (COG:J;~EggNog:ENOG410PHV2), which encodes MISGFRPVPGRYSATCRAYFGIARFHRTSKCAFHVDGRSRVSNFWIPTGGITKKPVQGEKEDANDLLIRGGFLRQAYSGIFHMLPLGLRVQDKLERLIDKHMRTVGASKVSLSSLSAQELWEQSGRLKEGSEIFRFQDRKESRFLLAPTHEEEITTLVGHLTKSYRDLPVRVYQICEYIIHS